One Methanomicrobiales archaeon genomic window carries:
- a CDS encoding ABC transporter permease: MEMRFLTIYWRDMLRYFRFKALIVTSLVQPALWMAFFGIAMSSNFSRFTADVPLPPGAHSVTYLTYMGAGMIAMTTLFTSLYGGIILLFDKNWGLMREILASPLPRNDIIIGIGLSGMTKSFIQVFVLTVFGLLLGVEFFSGYSPGDTLISLVGILVFVGLFSLGFLFLSSAIAVTMETPEGLQGVITLLSLPIFFASNALYPIESFPAFLEVVSLFNPLTYLINGIRYFAIGSDFYALGIHYAFTLTDVLVSFLAVLAFAAIMFLLAWWRMRKAVAV, from the coding sequence ATGGAGATGCGGTTCCTCACCATCTACTGGCGCGACATGCTCCGCTACTTCCGGTTCAAGGCCCTGATCGTGACGTCCCTGGTGCAGCCCGCGCTCTGGATGGCGTTCTTTGGCATCGCTATGTCGAGCAACTTCAGCCGCTTCACCGCCGACGTCCCCCTGCCCCCCGGCGCCCACTCGGTCACCTACCTGACCTACATGGGGGCGGGCATGATCGCCATGACCACGCTCTTCACCAGCCTGTACGGGGGGATCATCCTGCTATTCGACAAGAACTGGGGGCTGATGCGGGAGATCCTGGCGAGCCCGCTGCCGCGGAACGATATCATCATCGGGATCGGACTCTCCGGGATGACGAAATCGTTCATCCAGGTCTTCGTCCTCACCGTGTTCGGTCTGCTGCTCGGGGTCGAGTTCTTCTCGGGCTACTCCCCGGGGGATACCCTGATCTCCCTCGTCGGCATCCTCGTATTCGTGGGTCTCTTCTCCCTGGGCTTTCTCTTCCTCTCGTCCGCCATCGCCGTCACCATGGAGACCCCCGAGGGGCTGCAGGGGGTGATCACCCTCCTCTCCCTGCCCATCTTCTTCGCCAGCAACGCCCTCTACCCGATCGAATCCTTCCCGGCGTTCCTGGAGGTGGTCTCCCTGTTCAACCCGCTGACGTACCTCATCAACGGCATCCGCTACTTTGCCATCGGAAGCGACTTCTATGCCCTGGGGATTCACTACGCGTTCACCCTGACCGACGTCCTTGTCTCCTTCCTGGCCGTGCTCGCATTCGCTGCCATCATGTTCCTTCTCGCGTGGTGGCGGATGAGAAAGGCGGTTGCGGTCTAG
- a CDS encoding DUF362 domain-containing protein, producing MESEVYFADLRARSAEENKIRKIQRLFDSAGFPGIVRRGDLTAIKMHFGEAGNDSFVNPIFVRPLVERIKAAGAKPFLTDTRTLYAGSRSNAVDHLTTAIEHGFAYAVVGAPVIVADGLTGGHARAVPIGKKHFPEVLIAGDILDADSMIVLSHFKAHMQSGFGGAIKNLGMGCAPPAGKREMHCARAQVAEERCGGCGACGDVCPQAAVSLPGGTSVVDRALCIGCGECMTVCPTGAIEFDWEVDLLPFMERMAEYAFGAVANKRGRVGYVNFLTSITPDCDCVPWSDAPIVPDIGVLASRDPVAIDAASTDLVNAQPGFRNSLLHRHHEPGGDKFRGVWECTQGRHQLRYAEEIGLGTSRYRLVPI from the coding sequence ATGGAAAGCGAGGTTTATTTCGCCGATCTCCGTGCACGGAGCGCGGAGGAGAACAAGATCCGCAAGATCCAGAGGCTGTTCGACTCTGCCGGGTTCCCGGGCATCGTCAGGAGAGGCGACCTGACGGCGATAAAGATGCACTTCGGGGAGGCGGGGAACGACTCGTTTGTCAACCCGATCTTCGTCCGCCCGCTGGTGGAGCGGATCAAGGCGGCGGGGGCGAAACCGTTCCTGACGGATACGCGTACGCTTTATGCGGGCAGCCGCTCGAACGCGGTCGATCACCTGACGACCGCGATCGAGCACGGGTTCGCCTACGCCGTTGTCGGGGCCCCCGTGATCGTCGCGGATGGACTGACCGGCGGGCACGCGAGAGCCGTCCCCATCGGGAAGAAGCACTTCCCGGAGGTCCTCATCGCCGGTGACATCCTGGACGCGGACAGCATGATCGTCCTCTCCCACTTCAAGGCGCACATGCAGTCGGGTTTCGGGGGCGCGATCAAGAATCTGGGCATGGGATGCGCACCTCCCGCCGGCAAGAGGGAGATGCACTGCGCCCGCGCCCAGGTGGCGGAGGAGCGGTGCGGGGGCTGCGGCGCCTGCGGGGACGTCTGCCCCCAGGCGGCGGTATCCCTGCCGGGAGGAACGTCCGTCGTGGATCGCGCCCTCTGCATCGGCTGCGGCGAGTGCATGACCGTCTGCCCCACGGGCGCGATCGAGTTCGACTGGGAGGTGGACCTGCTGCCGTTCATGGAGAGGATGGCGGAGTACGCCTTCGGCGCCGTCGCGAACAAGCGGGGTCGGGTGGGCTACGTCAACTTCCTCACCAGCATCACCCCGGACTGCGACTGCGTCCCCTGGAGCGATGCCCCCATCGTTCCGGACATCGGGGTTCTGGCTTCACGGGATCCCGTCGCCATCGATGCGGCGAGCACGGACCTGGTGAATGCGCAGCCCGGGTTCCGGAACTCCCTCCTGCACCGCCACCACGAGCCCGGTGGGGACAAGTTCCGGGGTGTCTGGGAGTGTACGCAGGGACGCCACCAGCTCCGTTACGCCGAGGAGATCGGGCTGGGAACGAGCAGGTACCGCCTGGTCCCGATCTGA
- a CDS encoding flavodoxin family protein: MKVVAINGSARKDGNTARLIRYVLDELEKEGIETEMVHLAGETVRGCTACMGCAASGDGRCTIEDDIVNACIGKMREADGIILGSPTYFADVSSEMKALIDRAGFVARANGDMFQRKAGAAVVAVRRAGAIHAFDTINHFFLISQMIVVGSSYWNVGIGLAPGDVERDAEGIETMRTLGRNLAWILGRLHPGG, encoded by the coding sequence ATGAAGGTCGTGGCTATCAACGGAAGCGCCCGGAAAGACGGGAATACCGCCCGTCTCATCCGATACGTGCTGGACGAACTGGAGAAGGAGGGCATAGAGACGGAGATGGTGCACCTGGCCGGCGAGACAGTCCGCGGCTGCACCGCCTGCATGGGCTGCGCCGCGAGCGGCGACGGACGCTGCACCATCGAGGACGACATCGTGAACGCCTGCATCGGGAAGATGCGCGAAGCGGACGGGATCATCCTGGGCTCGCCGACCTACTTCGCCGACGTCTCCTCCGAGATGAAGGCCCTGATCGACCGTGCGGGGTTCGTCGCGCGGGCGAACGGGGATATGTTCCAGCGGAAGGCGGGGGCTGCCGTGGTCGCCGTGCGGCGGGCGGGAGCGATACACGCCTTCGACACCATCAACCACTTCTTCCTCATCAGCCAGATGATCGTCGTAGGCTCCAGCTACTGGAATGTGGGGATCGGTCTGGCCCCGGGAGACGTCGAGCGGGATGCGGAGGGGATCGAGACGATGCGGACGCTCGGGAGGAACCTGGCCTGGATCCTCGGCAGGCTGCACCCCGGGGGCTGA
- a CDS encoding sodium:solute symporter family protein, with translation MAVDTLTFAALTTVYLLITLVLGYLGYRHTREAEDYMVAGRKVHPAVLALSYGATFISTSAIVGFGGVAAQLGMGVLWLTVLNIGIGIFIAFVVFGKRTREIGQRLKAVTFPDLMGKCYNSAFMQYASALVIVVAMPLYTAAILIGGARFIEETLKIDYNLALVGFAAIVAVYVVIGGLLAVMYTDAMQGAIMLVGMTVLLVFTYVLLGGVTAAHTALTAMTPLVPEALAAGGHTGWTSMPAFGSPIWLTLVTTIVLGVGIGVLAQPQLVVRFMTVKDTRSLNRAVFIGGPFILMMTGVAFTVGALTNVYFYRQNGMIALEVGGGNVDKIIPAFINAAMPDLFVVLFLLALLAAAMSTLSSLFHTMGTAVGYDIWTHTRDRKPSLRASQKGIVLMIVVSILLAYVMPGSIIARATAMFMGLCAAAFLPPFAMALYSRSPSARAAKASLAAGAAAWFLWAAFVHRAISADFIVAKALFGGPLPLGMPWPMVDPLVIALPVSFTALLAVLLAERHLLPAESSRDAGVL, from the coding sequence ATGGCCGTTGATACCCTCACCTTCGCCGCACTCACCACCGTCTACCTCCTGATCACCCTGGTCCTGGGCTACCTGGGGTACAGGCACACCCGGGAAGCGGAAGACTACATGGTCGCGGGCAGGAAGGTGCACCCCGCAGTGCTCGCCCTTTCCTACGGCGCGACGTTCATCAGCACCTCGGCGATCGTCGGCTTCGGCGGGGTCGCCGCACAGCTCGGCATGGGGGTGCTCTGGCTCACCGTGCTGAACATCGGCATCGGCATATTCATCGCCTTCGTCGTATTCGGAAAGAGGACGCGGGAGATCGGGCAGCGGCTGAAGGCGGTCACGTTCCCCGATCTCATGGGGAAGTGCTACAACTCCGCGTTCATGCAGTACGCGAGCGCGCTCGTCATCGTGGTGGCGATGCCGCTCTACACCGCTGCGATCCTCATCGGGGGGGCACGGTTCATCGAGGAGACGCTGAAAATCGATTACAACCTGGCCCTGGTGGGGTTCGCCGCCATCGTGGCCGTGTACGTGGTGATAGGCGGTCTGCTGGCCGTGATGTACACGGATGCGATGCAGGGGGCGATCATGCTCGTCGGCATGACCGTCCTGCTCGTCTTCACGTACGTCCTCCTCGGAGGCGTGACGGCGGCGCACACGGCTCTTACTGCCATGACCCCGCTCGTCCCCGAGGCGCTGGCCGCCGGCGGACACACCGGGTGGACCAGCATGCCCGCGTTCGGATCCCCGATCTGGCTGACGCTCGTCACCACCATCGTGCTCGGCGTCGGCATCGGCGTGCTCGCCCAGCCGCAGCTCGTGGTGCGGTTCATGACGGTGAAGGACACCCGCTCCCTCAACCGCGCCGTCTTCATCGGCGGACCCTTCATCCTGATGATGACCGGCGTCGCCTTCACCGTCGGGGCGCTGACAAACGTCTACTTCTACCGGCAGAACGGCATGATCGCCCTTGAGGTGGGCGGCGGGAACGTCGACAAGATCATTCCGGCCTTCATCAACGCCGCGATGCCGGACCTGTTCGTCGTGCTCTTCCTGCTCGCCCTGCTTGCCGCCGCCATGTCGACGCTCTCGTCGCTCTTCCACACCATGGGAACGGCGGTTGGCTACGACATCTGGACGCACACCCGGGACCGTAAACCCTCCCTCCGGGCGAGCCAGAAGGGGATCGTGCTGATGATCGTCGTCAGTATTCTCCTGGCCTACGTTATGCCGGGGAGCATCATCGCGCGGGCGACGGCGATGTTCATGGGCCTGTGTGCGGCGGCCTTCCTGCCGCCCTTCGCGATGGCGCTCTACAGCAGGAGCCCGTCTGCCCGGGCCGCCAAGGCGAGCCTGGCAGCCGGGGCGGCGGCATGGTTCCTCTGGGCGGCGTTCGTCCACAGGGCAATCAGCGCGGACTTTATCGTCGCGAAGGCGCTCTTCGGGGGTCCCCTTCCGCTCGGGATGCCCTGGCCGATGGTCGATCCCCTCGTGATCGCGCTTCCCGTATCCTTCACGGCTCTGCTGGCCGTGCTGCTCGCCGAGAGGCACCTGCTGCCTGCGGAGAGCAGCAGAGATGCGGGGGTGCTGTGA
- a CDS encoding 4a-hydroxytetrahydrobiopterin dehydratase, which produces MALETERCTPPDGSVPPLTRKEVLALLREVPGWALRDGYLFRSFAFPDFQEALRFVKELALLALEEGHYPDISVRQGRIVDVSWYTYTCGGLTRNDFILAAKMNREIPR; this is translated from the coding sequence ATGGCACTGGAGACGGAGAGGTGTACGCCCCCGGACGGCAGCGTGCCCCCGCTGACACGGAAGGAGGTCCTGGCTCTCCTGCGGGAGGTGCCGGGCTGGGCGCTCCGGGACGGTTATCTTTTCCGTTCGTTTGCATTCCCGGATTTCCAGGAGGCCCTGCGGTTCGTGAAGGAGCTGGCGCTGCTCGCGCTGGAGGAGGGGCACTACCCGGACATCTCCGTGCGGCAGGGGCGGATCGTGGACGTCTCCTGGTACACCTACACCTGCGGGGGGCTGACACGGAACGACTTCATCCTGGCGGCAAAGATGAACCGGGAGATTCCCCGCTGA
- the trxA gene encoding thioredoxin, whose protein sequence is MDDELESLRRRRLEEMEKSLAKKGEKGGVMIVTESQFQQMLSQHPRLVVDFWAEWCGPCRMVGPTIEQLSREFAGTISFGKCNTDENPRIATRFGISAIPTIMLFSSGQLVDRIIGAYPKETIRSRILRAFRLPE, encoded by the coding sequence ATGGACGATGAACTCGAATCTTTGAGGAGGAGGAGGCTGGAGGAGATGGAGAAGTCCCTTGCGAAGAAGGGGGAGAAGGGCGGCGTCATGATCGTAACGGAGTCCCAGTTCCAGCAGATGCTCTCCCAGCACCCCCGCCTGGTGGTCGACTTCTGGGCGGAATGGTGCGGACCCTGCCGGATGGTCGGACCGACGATCGAGCAGCTCTCCCGGGAGTTCGCCGGAACGATCTCCTTCGGCAAGTGCAACACGGACGAGAATCCCCGCATCGCGACCCGCTTCGGGATCTCGGCGATTCCCACCATCATGCTCTTCTCCAGCGGGCAGCTGGTGGACCGGATCATCGGCGCATACCCCAAAGAGACCATCCGCTCCAGAATTCTCCGCGCATTCCGGCTTCCGGAATGA
- the purF gene encoding amidophosphoribosyltransferase: MCGIVGIADAGEVSGPLYYALFSLQHRGQESAGISTSDGIRLYKHKGQGLVTEVFSEAILKKLRGNVGVGHVRYPTTGANLPENAQPFNFTYKGHFFAIAHNGNLVNTQELRAEFEQAGEIFSTTTDTEVIASVIAREYRRSSSIEDAIVHCMRKLEGSYSVVMMLDDVLYAFRDPLGIKPLCLGRLGDGYIVASESVAVDALGGTLLRDVMPGELIRISEQGIQTKRITRSNHHAFCIFEFIYFARADSQMEGRLVYDVRRKIGELLAEEAPVEADMVSPVPDSGTSLAVGYAIRAGVPFLEVLMKNRYMGRTFIKPSQRERENAVRIKLNPIKEHIRDRSIVLVDDSIVRGTTSRRIVGMIRDAGARGVHVRIGSPPIRAPCYLGVDMPTREELIASDKDVEAVRQSIHATTLHYISMESLIRAIGIDQADLCTGCLTGRYPLCIRGECCTPRAVDHVGGSYQVELEMF; the protein is encoded by the coding sequence ATGTGCGGCATCGTTGGCATCGCTGATGCTGGCGAGGTTTCCGGTCCCCTGTACTATGCTCTCTTCTCTCTCCAGCACCGCGGCCAGGAGAGTGCCGGCATCTCCACCTCCGACGGCATCCGGCTGTACAAGCACAAGGGGCAGGGGCTCGTCACCGAGGTCTTCAGCGAGGCGATCCTGAAGAAGCTGAGGGGGAACGTGGGGGTGGGGCACGTCCGATACCCCACGACAGGTGCCAACCTGCCCGAGAACGCCCAGCCGTTCAACTTCACGTACAAGGGCCATTTCTTCGCCATCGCCCACAACGGAAACCTCGTGAACACCCAGGAGCTGCGGGCGGAGTTCGAGCAAGCGGGGGAGATCTTCTCGACCACCACGGACACCGAGGTGATCGCGAGCGTCATCGCCCGCGAGTACCGCCGCTCGTCCAGCATCGAGGATGCGATCGTCCACTGCATGCGGAAGCTGGAGGGGTCCTATTCTGTGGTGATGATGCTGGACGATGTGCTGTACGCGTTCCGCGACCCGCTGGGTATCAAACCCCTCTGCCTCGGGCGGCTCGGCGACGGCTACATCGTGGCTTCGGAGAGCGTGGCGGTGGATGCCCTTGGCGGCACGCTCCTGCGGGACGTGATGCCCGGCGAGCTGATCCGCATCAGCGAACAGGGGATCCAGACCAAGCGGATCACGCGCTCGAACCACCATGCCTTCTGCATCTTCGAGTTCATCTACTTCGCACGCGCCGATTCCCAGATGGAGGGCAGGCTGGTCTACGACGTGCGGCGCAAAATCGGGGAGTTGCTGGCGGAAGAGGCTCCCGTCGAGGCGGACATGGTCTCTCCGGTGCCGGACTCCGGCACCTCGCTCGCCGTGGGGTATGCGATCCGCGCGGGCGTTCCATTCCTGGAGGTCCTGATGAAGAACCGGTACATGGGGCGCACGTTCATCAAACCCTCCCAGCGGGAGCGGGAGAATGCAGTGCGGATCAAGCTGAACCCCATCAAGGAGCACATCCGGGATCGATCCATCGTTCTGGTCGACGACTCCATCGTGCGGGGGACCACGTCCCGCCGGATCGTGGGGATGATACGGGATGCCGGAGCCCGCGGCGTCCACGTGCGGATCGGCTCTCCGCCCATCCGGGCTCCCTGCTACCTGGGCGTGGACATGCCCACGCGGGAGGAGCTGATCGCGAGCGACAAGGACGTCGAGGCGGTGCGGCAGAGCATCCATGCCACCACGCTCCACTACATCTCCATGGAGTCGCTGATCCGGGCGATCGGCATCGACCAGGCGGATCTCTGCACCGGTTGCCTCACCGGCCGGTATCCGCTCTGCATCCGGGGCGAGTGCTGCACGCCGCGGGCCGTCGACCACGTGGGGGGCAGCTACCAGGTGGAGCTGGAGATGTTCTAG
- a CDS encoding 50S ribosomal protein L37e: protein MSKGTPSMGKRQKRVHIACRRCGSISYHVRQKTCSACGFGRSTKLRGYRWANKKPKVPTH, encoded by the coding sequence ATGTCGAAAGGCACACCATCCATGGGAAAGAGGCAGAAACGGGTGCACATCGCGTGCCGGAGGTGCGGATCCATCTCCTACCACGTCCGCCAGAAAACCTGTTCTGCCTGCGGATTCGGCAGAAGCACCAAGTTGCGCGGTTACCGCTGGGCGAATAAAAAGCCTAAAGTTCCAACGCACTAA
- a CDS encoding RNA-binding protein, translating into MTKRPMEILDQVLNRQPVIVSLKGGREIRGILQGYDVHMNLVLDKAEEEVGGTIVKVGTLIVRGDNVIYISPLIE; encoded by the coding sequence ATGACAAAGAGACCGATGGAGATTTTGGATCAGGTTCTGAACCGCCAGCCGGTCATCGTCTCGCTGAAGGGCGGCCGGGAGATCCGGGGAATACTGCAGGGGTACGACGTCCACATGAACCTCGTGCTGGACAAGGCCGAAGAAGAGGTCGGCGGCACGATCGTAAAAGTCGGCACCCTTATCGTTCGCGGGGACAACGTTATCTACATTTCACCACTGATAGAGTAA
- a CDS encoding RNA-binding protein — protein MAAITLKKRHPIRKGEIASLQTRLAEQIGESADLFRSDTVEVAETDSPFRLYLIGRRPLLMEYGGWVFPTLRGAIEHPFPQRHLIVDTGAIPFVIKGADIMRPGIVSFTEDIRAGAPVVVAEERHDKPLAIGVALYDSSEMQRQEKGKMARNIHYVGDDLWNLEI, from the coding sequence ATGGCTGCAATCACCCTGAAAAAACGCCATCCCATCCGCAAGGGGGAGATCGCCTCCCTGCAGACGCGGCTCGCCGAGCAGATCGGGGAGAGCGCAGACCTCTTCCGCTCGGATACCGTGGAGGTCGCGGAGACCGATTCGCCGTTCCGTCTCTACCTCATCGGGCGGAGACCTCTCCTGATGGAGTACGGCGGATGGGTGTTCCCGACGCTGCGGGGGGCGATCGAGCACCCGTTCCCCCAGAGGCACCTGATCGTCGACACGGGCGCGATACCCTTCGTGATCAAGGGAGCGGACATCATGCGCCCCGGGATCGTTTCGTTCACCGAGGATATCCGGGCGGGAGCGCCCGTCGTGGTGGCGGAGGAGCGGCACGATAAACCCCTCGCCATCGGGGTGGCGCTGTACGATTCTTCTGAAATGCAGCGGCAGGAAAAGGGCAAAATGGCCAGGAACATCCATTACGTCGGCGATGATCTCTGGAACCTGGAAATTTAG
- the sepF gene encoding cell division protein SepF, with product MSKLIDTIIGRSSTIGEDDYMELDLAAFEGAAGEEAASMYVKVASIADIRETPRVKDEVYNGNIVIVDISRLKMDKITYERVLKDLKEVARDVNGDIVGLGDQKYIVITPMSVKISREKIGGSLS from the coding sequence ATGAGTAAACTGATCGACACCATCATCGGCAGAAGCTCCACCATCGGGGAGGATGACTACATGGAGCTCGATCTGGCGGCATTCGAGGGGGCCGCCGGGGAAGAGGCGGCCTCCATGTACGTCAAGGTCGCATCCATCGCCGACATCCGTGAGACGCCGCGGGTAAAGGACGAGGTCTACAACGGCAACATCGTCATCGTCGACATATCCCGCCTCAAGATGGACAAGATCACGTACGAACGCGTGCTGAAGGACTTGAAGGAGGTGGCACGCGACGTGAACGGGGACATCGTCGGACTCGGGGACCAGAAGTACATCGTGATCACTCCGATGTCGGTGAAGATCTCCCGCGAGAAGATTGGAGGCAGCCTCTCTTGA
- a CDS encoding ZPR1 zinc finger domain-containing protein, with translation MRSVLQSRCPICENEIEFLYQTEEIPYFSKVLLVSGSCPCGFRYTDTMILEENEPSEWAVRVEAVEDLSIRVIRSACGHLEIPELGVLVEPGPICQGFVSNVEGVLDRVGDVLAGVLSWAEGEERERATNLLLDLDEVRAGALPITLIVRDPTGNSAIVSDKAERRLLEAEECGP, from the coding sequence TTGAGGAGTGTCCTGCAGAGCCGATGTCCGATCTGTGAAAATGAGATAGAGTTCCTATATCAGACCGAGGAAATACCCTATTTTTCGAAGGTTCTCCTGGTCAGCGGAAGCTGCCCCTGCGGTTTCCGGTACACGGATACGATGATCCTGGAGGAGAACGAACCGTCGGAGTGGGCGGTCCGCGTGGAGGCGGTGGAGGATCTCTCCATCCGCGTGATCCGCAGCGCCTGCGGCCACCTGGAGATCCCGGAGCTCGGCGTGCTGGTGGAGCCCGGACCGATCTGTCAGGGGTTCGTCTCCAACGTCGAGGGAGTGCTCGACCGCGTGGGGGACGTGCTCGCCGGCGTGCTCTCCTGGGCGGAGGGCGAGGAGCGGGAGCGGGCAACGAACCTCCTGCTGGATCTCGACGAGGTTCGGGCAGGAGCGCTTCCGATAACCCTGATCGTTCGGGACCCCACGGGGAACAGCGCTATCGTCTCGGATAAAGCGGAGAGGAGACTTCTGGAGGCGGAGGAGTGTGGACCGTGA